In Acropora muricata isolate sample 2 chromosome 13, ASM3666990v1, whole genome shotgun sequence, the DNA window GGTGGCTTTGCAAAAGAGTTGACACCCTATTCAACCCGTTTGAAGATTTCATATGTGAAGAGTGGAACAAGAAGCAGACGTGTACAAGGCCAAGGTCAAATCTGAAGCTACATTCTCTCGCTACTACTACCAAGCCTCAAAGAGCAGTTCAAATCCAGCCCTACAACAAGGAAGGTGGGAAACCAGTTCATCCTAATGAACAGAAGTGCGTTGTTTGTTCAGACAGACACCGTGTTGCTCTTTGTCCTGTTTTCAAGTCCAAGGCCTTGAGGGAGAAAAGACAAGTTGTACGGGAGCATAGACTTTGCTTTAATTGCCTGAGAGCAAACCACCATTCGAAAGAATGTCCAAGTAACAACCGTTGTCTCAGAGAGCATTGCAACCAACCTTATCACACTCTCCTGCATGAGGATCGTCAAAGCGACTCACATAGTCACCGTCCAACCTACAGCGAAATCCATCCTACAGCGAAAGCACTGATGTTCAGTCACCAATGAAACCTTTCGAAAAGAGAATACTCAGCCGCAGGTACCCAGTGCAAAATCTCTTCAAGTTCTGTTCCGAGAAGCATCAACCAAGTGAGTGTTCGGCCTCGTAGAAAGGTCCTTCTACAAGTCCTGCTTGTTCAAATCCATGGTCCTCGTGGCGTAGTCGACGCGTATGCTGCCCTTGATGCTGGGAGCGACTCAGCCTTCATCAAAAGGCACTTGGCAGACCACCTGCGTCTTGGTGGTGAAACACACCAGATTAGTCTAAACACAGTTGGATCTGATGCCAAGATCCAGAATGTAAGCCGAGTGAGTCTCTCCTTGTCATCTAAAGCCCATCCGCAACCGATTTCCGTGCATGGAGCATGAGTGATTGACAGACTCAATATCCCATCCGTCAAAGTGTCGAAGGAAAGGGTGACAGAACAATGGAACCATTTGATGAACATTGACCTTCCTGAACTCGACGGTAGCGATGTGAAAGTTCTCGTTGGATCTGATATGGCTCACTTACTGATTCACCTGAACGTTCGCCAAGGGCGATGGGATGAACCCATTACCGTAAAAACCCCCTTGGTGTGGGCTCTGTTTGGAAATGTGGTCAACGAACGCTGTGACACAATTAATGCCAATTTCCTTGTAGCTGATCACGAAGCTCAACCGCAGAACCAAATTCAGCGGTTTTGATAGATAGACTCCTATGCTACCATGCAAGCCCCCTCTGAAGCTGGCACGTCAGGTGAAGATAGACGAGCGTTGTCGATATTGGAAGGCAGCACAGTGAAGGAGGAAGGCCACTACAAAACAGCATTGTTGTGGAAAGGGGAGCCAAGTTTGCCCAACAATTGTGCTATGGCTGTTTCGGGTCTCCATTCCACTGAAAGGAAACTTAATCACGTCGCGGTACTTTCTTGCCAGCTCTGGATTCTTCTTAAGTTTCTTAAGTTTTTTTAAGTTTGTTCGCGCAAGATGTAATAAACCGTTGCAACAGACCGTTACAAAACATCGGAAAAACAGGTTACATTCATTTTATATTCAAACGCGCTTCTAAAATTGCAAGATCTATTCACGTGCGTTGAGCATGTCAAACTTTTCAAGTGTCAGTATGCGCGCGCTTTTAAAACAAAATCTAGTTAGTTAACTCTATCTGAGGATGAACTTTCGTCGGTGCCGGCATGTAGAAATTAGTTCGTTTCGtttgtttcatgttgttaaTTCCGGTTTGGTGATAATGAAATGCTTCTCCGTCGTGCATAGGTTGCATCGCTTTGTTAGATTGGAGTAGGGTTTCGCCTTGGCTAGGATCTTCCATTTAATGGTGAAGCGTTGTTCGTTGCCTTTAAGCTGCCAGATGTGTTTGCTAAGTTCTGTGTCGTTCTTGTACGTTTCGTTGTGGTAGATGGTTTCGGAATCTAGATTTAAATTCTATGGCAGTAAGACCTACATAGGTTTCAGTTTGTCTGCCAGACGTCACCTGGGCTTGGTAAACAATTCCTTTAGAGAGACAATTGCCTTCCAAGGGGCATTGTTCCTTCTTCCGACAATTGCATGCTCTTTCGACTCGCCGGCTTGGTCTGGTGTCGGTTGCGCCGAGTTCGCAAGAACAGATTTGTTGTGTCCCTTAAGAATTTGTTGTACtttcggcatgcaactgtagctcaATTTGAGGGTGTTTCTGTTAAAGATTTTCCTCAATTTGTGGCCAGCAGAAACTCTGGCTATCCTCAAGTTATTTGGGAATATTCCACTACAAAGAGAAAGGTTTATTATGTGAGTAAGACTACTTTCAATGATGGATGTTATCTGTGgcttaccctaaccctaaccctaaacccttaCCCTAGCTTTTCTGAATTGAGTTTGAATCTCCTGACTTGAAACTTCTGTCAGGCAAAACTTTTATCTGAAGGcattaaataataattgaatTTGCTTGTAGCGGACGGAGGGATCTATATAGACTTCCATAGTTGCTCCGAACGCGATATTTTAGATAAGACTTTGTACTGAAACCAAGTAAGCCACTCGTATCGATCAAAGCTCTTTAATTTCTTGATTTACTTGATTACGTAAAAACTGAAAGGATAATTACAACGAAAAGCCTATTATAATAATTCGCATGGAACATAGATTGTACAATAACAACGCAAAAAGGGGGCGTATCACGTTATTAGAAATTCACAAAATAACACGAATCGCGAGTAATAATATAAGAAAAATGCTATAACTAAATCGATTAATACAAATTACAACTACAAATCATACCTCTTTCTCCAATCTTaactcttttctttctctttctttcgagTAATCAACGCTACTAAATTCGCATTTGCTATCTCGTCGCTCGATTAAGAAAACTGATCTGCTGAGCTATATGCATCACATAACGCAACGGAAGTTACGCAATTGTGGTCAACTATTGCACGTTAGTCATTACATGGCTCCCCTAAATTGTACACAATTTACTTAAACAGAGAAACCAGGGTTCAAATCACTAAAAACTGTTCTGGAATCAAAgtcaatcattgtttttttttttaacgcgcaATACTTGTCTGTAACTCTTAACTTCTTTCAAGGCTCCTCGGCTGGGACTCCCCGGTCTTCTGTTCCTTGTGTGACATCAGTAATATCAATCCGTGAATTGGTCTTTCCAGGTAGGACACATTAGCTCCTGGTCTCTTCCCTTTCACATCACGCGACCGATCTGCAACTGCTACCTTTACTTTCCGTACATAAACATCTGCATCCGGGTAAGTGGTCTCAACGCGGGCAAGTTTCCAGCAGTTTCTAGGCACACTGTCCTCCTTCAGGATGACGATGTCTCCAACCTCAACGTTCTTCGTAGGCGTGGTCCACTTCTGTCGGGTCTGGAGGGACTGTAGGTAGCTCTTTCTCCAACGCTGCCAGAATTCGTCTGCTAGTTGCTGCACTCGACGCCAACGTTTCTTGGAGTAAACATCGGCTCCTTGAAAATTTCCGGGCGGCGCGAGGATGACTGAGCTTTTCATCGTTAGAAGATGATTTGGAGTTAAGACGTCTAGTGAGTCAGGATCTGTCAGGTTATCTGTAGTCAGTGGACGGCTATTGACGATTGCCTCTGCTTCAACCATGAGGGTCCTTAGGGATTCGTCATCTAATTGATTTCCGTGATTCTCCAGAAGCCCGGTCAATACGCTCCGTACGGTATTAATCTACCTTTCCCACACGCCTCCCATGTGACTAGCGTGTGGAACGTTCATCTTCCATGCGAACCAATCGCAATTATCCTTGAGGAGTTCTCTTTGAATCTTCTTGTGGTCCATCTCATGGAGGGCTGCTTCCAGTTCATTCTTTGCTCCAACAAAATTGGTACCCTGATCTGATCGTAGTTGCTTAATGGGTCCGCGGCGACAGACGAAGCGACGGTAGGCGTTTAAGAACGAGTCAGTTGTCAACGAAGTTGCTATCTCTAGATGGATGGCACGTGAAGCCATGCAGGTGAACAGAACTCCGTATCGTTTCATCTCCTTACGTCCTTACTTTATGTAGAATGGCCCAAAATAATCGACAGCGCTGAAGGTGAATGGAGGGACTTGCTCGAATCTGTCAGTGGGTAGTTCTGCCATCACTTGCTGCTGGGGCGAAGCTCTCAACTTCCGGCAAGTAACACATTTGGAAATGTGGTAACCAATTAAAGAACTGCCGTTCACGATCCAATAGCCAGACGAGCGAATCTCGGCGTCATTCTTGCTCTGCCTTGATGGCCTGTACGCTGATGGAAGTATCGAATTACTAGATCGGTGAGGTGGGCTTTCTTTGGCAGCAAGACTGAGTGCCTTACGTCATATGGAAGTTCGGCTTGATGAAGTCGTCCTCCTACTCTTAGAACACCGTCATCGTCCACGATTGGCTTGAGGCGATGAATGGGGCTTGTCCTCTTTACTGACCTTCCTAATATCCCATTCTCTTGGTGTGACTTGGTCGCTAAGGCTTCCATTTCCTCTGGGAACGCTTTGGACTGTGAAGCCTTGATCAGGAACAACTCGGCTGTTTGGAGATCCTTTACCCTTAGCGTGACGGACTTTAAAGACTCATCTTgacgttttctttctttgcttggGCGCAGCGAGTCTTCTTCTTTAACAGAGTTGGTTGAGTCTTTCTTGAGGCTGAGTTTCATTTGCTGGCTGAACAGCACGCAGAGAGCAATGACTCTTTTAGCATGGAACCAGTCTGAGAAGTGCTTGATGTCGTCGGTGAGATCTGAGTGTTCAGCAGATGTGCTTGCTAGGACAGTAACTTTCCTGACCTCAGGATCACCTGGAGATACTTGAGGGTCAAAGTTGGTTTCATTTGGAAGGGGTTTCCACAAGAAGTTAGGTCCGTTCCACCATCTTTCACTTCTAATTAGTTCGTTAGCTCCCAGACCTCTTGACGCGTCGTCAGCTGGGTTGTCTTTGGTATCGACATAACGCCACTGTTCAGGGCAGGCGTGGTCGCGTATTGCTTGCACTCTGTTCGCGACAAACGTGTGGAAACGTCTTGCCTCATTTGAGATGTAGCCGAGGACAACTCTGCTGTCAGTCCAGAAGAATTCTTGCATGTCTTGATAATTCAGTTCTTTCTGCAGGAAGGAGCTGATTTTCGTGGACACCACGGCGGCGGTGAGCTCCAGTCTAGGCACGGTGACTGGCTTCAATGGAGTAACTCTCGACTTAGCCATTATTAAGGCACAATGCACTTCGTCGCGATCGTTGATCATTCTGAGATACGAAGATTGCCCATATCCACTTACGCTCGCGTCAGAGAAACTGTGTAACTCTACTGCCCTGACGTGACCGAAGTTATCAGGTTTGTAACAACGGCGTATCTTCAACTCAGCTAACGCGTGTAGCTCTCCCCTCCATTTCTCCCATCTCGCTTTAATCCCAGGCAGCTTGGTTCTTGCAAAGATCTTGAAGGATCTGTTTTCCTTGTAGGAGAAAGGGAGCTGCCAACCCCAGAGGGTCGTAGATCGAGCTGATTGAGGCGAGGATCCCTCTTCTAGTTAAAGGTTTGTCTTTGAGAACGACACGGAATTGGAGGGCGTCAGACTGCACACACCACTGCACTCCTAGAGCTCTTTCGATGGGAAGAATATCCCTGCTGAGATCCAGTTCATTGATACCACTTGCTCGCTGCTCTTTGGGAATGGCTTCAATCACTTCTTTGCTATTTGATATGAACTTGTGGAGGTTAAAGCCACCTTTAGCAAGCAAGCTCTTTGTGCTCTTTATTAGGGCTGAGGCCTCGGTTGCTGAGGGAACTGACTTCAGTCCGTCATCCACGTAGAAGTCCTTCTTGACAAACGTGGCTGGCTCACTGCCGAACAACTCTTCGAAGTCGTCTGCAGTTCTTTTCAGTGTGAAGTTCGCGCATCCTGGGGATGATGTGGCGCCAAATAAgtgaactgttattctgtacTCGGTCGGGGTACTGTCAACGTTTCCATTATCCCACCATAGAAATCTGAGGAGATTCCGATATTCAGGATTGACAAACACCTGGTGAAACATTCCTTCCACATCACAAGTGAAAGCGATGGGCTCTTTACGGAAGCGACAGAGGACTCCGTTAAGACTGTTAGTCAAATCAGGACCTTGTAGAAGGTGTCTGTTCTCCCTTGAACTCTGCACTGGCGTCGAAGACGATGCGGATCTTGTCTGGTTTCTGGGGGTGATAAACACCATGATGAGGTATGTACCAAACACGGCCGTTGGTTAGTTGAAGTTCATCGTCGGGAACTCTCTCAGCCTGTCCTTTGTCAATCATCTCCTTCGTGAAGGCTTCATAATGATCCCGATACCTTCTATCTCTCTTTAGCCTTTGTTTGAGCCTTTCTAGGCGACTTAACGCTAGGGTGCGGTTGTTTGGTAACTTTAAGCCTTCTTCTTTCAAACGTAATGGCATTTCGTAGTGGCAGTCATCTCAGTGCTGGATGTTTGACTCCAAGACATTCAGGAATTTCTTATCAAGGAATGACAGTGCGTGATCTTCTCTTGATGTTTCACTAAAGTCACGCTCCAACATCTTGCTCAGTTGCGCAGGTGCGAATACTTCCTTTGCTTGTGTCCTTGCCACTAGATGACTGATGGTTTTGAGCTTGGTTTGGTTGCAATCAATTTCTCGTGAGACAATGCGGTTGCAAAAACAGTTATTTTCCTGGCTGTTGGCAGTTGTGCAATTCATTATCCCGATAACTCCCCAGCCAAGAGTTGTTCGAACTGCGTAGGGGTCATCATCGGCGCCGGGAATCACTTCTCTTGGCCTAATTGCTTTCGTGCAGTTCGCTCCTATAAGGAGACCCACATCCACATCGTGTTGATATGGCATCAGATAGTTAGCAATGCGTTGTAAATGGGACCACCCACTCACAGATTCAGGTCTGGGGATTTGGCTTCGTTTAGCTGGAATCTCGTCTCGAGAGTACGTCCTTGGCAGCGACACTTCTATTTCTTCATTGATACCGCGCACAACGAGGTCGTTAATCTTCTTACTGGTCACCAGATCCTCCCCCAACACAGTGGACAGCTTCAGCTGGACATCCGGACCGGAAATATTCAATTTCTGAAGAATGTGATCCCTTATAAAGCATGCATCTGATTGGTTGTCCAGAAGAGCATACactaattccttcctttcaggCTTAGCCTCGTGGTGCACCCAGACGGGTACGATTAAGGAGTGTGAGTCACAGGCATTTCTGTTTTGGGTATCTTGGGTGCTCACACGATGGGAAGTAATCATCACTTCTTCAGTGCTCCCTAAGGGCCTTTCTGGTCTCTCAGTCTGCTGTGGTGCTCTCGGTGTCGTGTGATGCAGGGACGTTGGATGAAAGCCCTTACAGGTGGCACAAACCTTCTTCCCACGACAATCTCTTTTCATGTGTCCGTAACGCAGGCACCCTAGACAAAGCCCATTGCTCTTGACAACTTCCAACTTTTCGGCGTACGACATCTTCGCAAACTTCCCGCAATCATCTAGGCTGTGAGCAGATTTGCATAAGCGGCAACGCTCAGGTGGTCTCTTGTCGCTCTTTCTTTCAACCCTTACTTCCTCAGAACCGGTCGTTAGGGCCCTGGCGTCGAAGGGTTTGTTTCTGTTAGACCAGCCAGATCTCTGATCACGTGGTGGCCGACCTTCCTTTCTTCTCCGATGACTCTTGACATTGCCACTGGATTACAAGCTATCCTTGCTTCACGCTTTTGGAAGTCACAGAAGACTGAAAAGGGGGGATACGCTGGCTCTTTACTCCTCGCATTTTGACGATCTGTTTCCTTTCTGTTAAGCCATTGATCCACTTCGCGGCCCCAACGATCGCAGATATTCCGGGGAAGCTTGCGAACTAATTTCTGATTCTCTTCAGGATCGTTCAGAGCTTGCAGGTAATGAATTTCCGTCATGGCTGCCTGGCAGTGGACTAGAAGGTCCGAGAATTTGCGAAGACTAAAACCATCATTAGGCGGAACGTTAGGCCATTCCTTTATCTTCTTCTTGTAGGCATTGGCAACGAGATATGGATTTCCAAATCTGTCGGACAAGATCTTTCTAGCTTCAAGATAAGCGTCTTCGCTGTCGAGGGCAAGAAGGCCGCTGATTGATTCCATGGCTTCTCCTGTTGTGTACCTTCCAAGGTAACAGAGGCGCTGTGATGAGCTGTCAGTTCTTCTCTCCACTATTGTATCGAAGGACTTCTTCCAGGTGGGATAGTGAAGAAGTTCTCCGCTGAACGTCTCTGGTTCGGGAAGTGGCAGTAGTTCACGGGCGTGGCGCTGGGTCATCAGATCTGCTAGCCGCTCAAGTATTTCACCGCTGGTCTGTGGCTGTGTAATCTCTCTTTCATCTTGAGGGTAGATCATACCTTTAGGGTTTGGATCTTGGAAATGCACAGACGAGCTTTCTATGGGACGTGTCGAAGGTTGTACATTCTTGGGAGTTGAAGAAGTGAAGTAATCGTGAGCATGCGGGTTTAGTGTTGACGGATATTGCGCTGCAGGGTTACCAGGCTCTTCGGGAATTTCGATTTTCTGattcgtttgtttatgttgacTCGAAGGCACGATTTTTGTGAAGGATTTCGACGGAACGATCTTGGATTTACCGCTTATGTATGTCTCCACAGTTGAAATACTGTCTTCGGTCCTAGATGAAGCTTGAGATCTCAGATAATTTCGCACGAGTTCGTCCTTGTTGATCGTGTTGATATCGACGGGTGGTGTAAATTTATTTTCGTCTGAAAACTCGCTTTCTTCCACTTcatcaatagccttcatttcgGCTTCAACTAACGCCAGCTTCTTGGTCAGTCTAAATTTTCTTAACTCGGCAACCTTGGTGGCTTCGTCATCGGCGAAATACAACTCGGTTTTCAATTTAGCGACCCTTACAGCCGTGTCCGCCTTTCTGTCAATTACGAACGATGAACGAGATGATCTGCTCGAACGTGACTTAACACTACGTGTATTTGAGGCCTTACTTCTTCGACTCGATGCAGCTGTAAGAGAGGACATGGcgctttccttttcttgtttcagATCCGTGATCTTCTGATTCAAACGCTTTAACATGTCTGAATGTTCGAGTTCCATCTTCTCGAATTTCTCTTGCGCAACACGTTTTGTAGCAAGATCGTCCAGCGCTTCGACGAGTCGTTCGTGTGCCGAGAGAAGAATTTCCATTGTGGATTCTAGAAATATTCTTTCGCCTTGTAATTTACCTGGATCTGTTTCATCGGCTAGgtagttctctactctgtttAATTGTTTGCGCCAGCTTCTTTGCGCAGACAGTCTTTCATCTTCAAGTAATTGAACTTGAAACTGTTTGCTCTTTTCCGTTTGTTTTCGGTCTCGCTTAGAAGGGACTAAATTTGCAGAACTTGAGCTTTCCAATTCGTCTACTTCAGTCGAAGACATTTCCTTTCGACGAGGTGCGTATGTGTAAAGCGAAGATCTTCAGAATTTTCGTAACAAAGAGTTTTTACTGTAGCGGACGGAGGGATCAATATAGACATTCCATAGTTGCTCCGAACGCGATATTTTAGATAAGACTTTGTACTGAAACCAAGTAAGCCACTCGTATCGATCAAAGCTCTTTAATTTCTTGATTTACTTGATTACGTAAAAACTGAAAGGATAATTACAACGAAAAGCCTATTATAATAATTCGCATGGAACATAGATTGTACAATAACAACGCAAAAAGGGGGCGTATCACGTTATTAGAAATTCACAAAATAACACGAATCGCGAGTAATAATATAAGAAAAATGCTTTAACTAAATCGATTAATACAAATTACAACTACAAATCATACCTCTTTCTCCAATCTTaactcttttctttctctttctttcgagTAATCAACGCTACTAAATTCGCATGTGCTATCTCGTCGCTCGATTAAGAAAACTGATCTGCTGAGCTATATGCATCACATAACGCAACGGAAGTTACGCAATTGTGGTCAACTATTGCACGTTAGTCATTACATTGCTAATTGTTTCTCCAACTTTTGAGGATAATAAAGGTCCTATTTGAGAAAAGTGAGAGTTAAATCCATTACTTATGTGTAATTGAGATATCTTGGTTGAACTGGGTTCCTTTACAAGTAATTGATTTATTCCTTTCCATATAATTACTTTTGCCTTAAATATGTAATAGTTATAGTAGATATtatatacctcttactaacctaGTTcgaggtctgtactgtaagttacggaccgagttttttcccgttgatttatggcccaagcgcGAAGCGcgcgggccataaatcaacgggaaaaaacgaGGATCCTTAACTTAGAGTACAgacctcgaactcggttagtaagaggtattatATTTTATCTCTGAGATTAATCCGGCGCGCGGGCAAGGAAACTAGTCAAAGTCAAGCGGAAGGTTCAACTGCCACAAAGATTGCCGTGCCAAAATTCTaaaaactaaatctttttggatcttaagtttgaaatagttgcttgcaagattcaaacagttttcagtacaagtttatgcaacagaaatgacatgaaaaactcGCTATGATGTTTtatccaaatttcaaatttagcGGGCCGTACAGCGGGCCGTCCTGTAGAATACGGCCCGCTAATTTAGCCAATTACAGCGCACGTACTATCTGAGAGATAAAATAGGTTATTTGAGCATTCCTAAATTCTTAATTAACTTTATTCTTAATATTAATACCGATGGGGGCTCCAGTTAGCCTCAATAGGGAACCTTAAGGCTTCCGATCATCGCTTTGAAACATTAGCTTTTTTAGGTCTGGAGTTATCCAGGGGGAAGGAGCATTTCTAACTCACTTTGTTCATGTGGAGCATGACTTTCTATAACATTTACGAAACTGCGCTGCCATTGAACACAAGTAATTTCAAGTAACGATGTAGATTTTTTAGAGTCTAGTCTGTAGCTTTGACCCATGCACGTTTGTGTCTGCAGTGAacagagaaagagaaaaaagcacTGTTGAACGATAAACCGCATTGGCGgttctgacctttcgggtcataacactgcaggacaatatcc includes these proteins:
- the LOC136895028 gene encoding uncharacterized protein; translated protein: MAKSRVTPLKPVTVPRLELTAAVVSTKISSFLQKELNYQDMQEFFWTDSRVVLGYISNEARRFHTFVANRVQAIRDHACPEQWRYVDTKDNPADDASRGLGANELIRSERWWNGPNFLWKPLPNETNFDPQVSPGDPEVRKVTVLASTSAEHSDLTDDIKHFSDWFHAKRVIALCVLFSQQMKLSLKKDSTNSVKEEDSLRPSKERKRQDESLKSVTLRVKDLQTAELFLIKASQSKAFPEEMEALATKSHQENGILGRSVKRTSPIHRLKPIVDDDGVLRVGGRLHQAELPYDVRHSVLLPKKAHLTDLVIRYFHQRTGHQGRARMTPRFARLAIGS
- the LOC136896828 gene encoding uncharacterized protein; this encodes MSYAEKLEVVKSNGLCLGCLRYGHMKRDCRGKKVCATCKGFHPTSLHHTTPRAPQQTERPERPLGSTEEVMITSHRVSTQDTQNRNACDSHSLIVPVWVHHEAKPERKELVYALLDNQSDACFIRDHILQKLNISGPDVQLKLSTVLGEDLVTSKKINDLVVRGINEEIEVSLPRTYSRDEIPAKRSQIPRPESVSGWSHLQRIANYLMPYQHDVDVGLLIGANCTKAIRPREVIPGADDDPYAVRTTLGWGVIGIMNCTTANSQENNCFCNRIVSREIDCNQTKLKTISHLVARTQAKEVFAPAQLSKMLERDFSETSREDHALSFLDKKFLNVLESNIQH
- the LOC136895027 gene encoding uncharacterized protein; its protein translation is MVEAEAIVNSRPLTTDNLTDPDSLDVLTPNHLLTMKSSVILAPPGNFQGADVYSKKRWRRVQQLADEFWQRWRKSYLQSLQTRQKWTTPTKNVEVGDIVILKEDSVPRNCWKLARVETTYPDADVYVRKVKVAVADRSRDVKGKRPGANVSYLERPIHGLILLMSHKEQKTGESQPRSLERS
- the LOC136896827 gene encoding uncharacterized protein, which gives rise to MSSTEVDELESSSSANLVPSKRDRKQTEKSKQFQVQLLEDERLSAQRSWRKQLNRVENYLADETDPGKLQGERIFLESTMEILLSAHERLVEALDDLATKRVAQEKFEKMELEHSDMLKRLNQKITDLKQEKESAMSSLTAASSRRSKASNTRSVKSRSSRSSRSSFVIDRKADTAVRVAKLKTELYFADDEATKVAELRKFRLTKKLALVEAEMKAIDEVEESEFSDENKFTPPVDINTINKDELVRNYLRSQASSRTEDSISTVETYISGKSKIVPSKSFTKIVPSSQHKQTNQKIEIPEEPGNPAAQYPSTLNPHAHDYFTSSTPKNVQPSTRPIESSSVHFQDPNPKGMIYPQDEREITQPQTSGEILERLADLMTQRHARELLPLPEPETFSGELLHYPTWKKSFDTIVERRTDSSSQRLCYLGRYTTGEAMESISGLLALDSEDAYLEARKILSDRFGNPYLVANAYKKKIKEWPNVPPNDGFSLRKFSDLLVHCQAAMTEIHYLQALNDPEENQKLVRKLPRNICDRWGREVDQWLNRKETDRQNARSKEPAYPPFSVFCDFQKREARIACNPVAMSRVIGEERKVGHHVIRDLAGLTETNPSTPGP
- the LOC136895029 gene encoding uncharacterized protein produces the protein MVFITPRNQTRSASSSTPVQSSRENRHLLQGPDLTNSLNGVLCRFRKEPIAFTCDVEGMFHQVFVNPEYRNLLRFLWWDNGNVDSTPTEYRITVHLFGATSSPGCANFTLKRTADDFEELFGSEPATFVKKDFYVDDGLKSVPSATEASALIKSTKSLLAKGGFNLHKFISNSKEVIEAIPKEQRASGINELDLSRDILPIERALGVQWCVQSDALQFRVVLKDKPLTRRGILASISSIYDPLGLAAPFLLQGKQILQDLCKNQAAWD